In Streptomyces nojiriensis, one genomic interval encodes:
- a CDS encoding (2Fe-2S)-binding protein, which produces MDDVLRRLAAVGPFFTVPCGKEPPGPGFRPLTALYGERLGPYVAEVGRRIGTGPGRVAASTAQFGIVSRLWSLGLGCAALAGRVPDLAPDRVWWRLPDAGSLQLWLPEPAPGLPAEALGENVLANLAVLDEALRERFGVSPKVLRGNAASGLVGALRVLIDRVPGGAAVELAGALLADGGALAGTGTFIHEEGLGVAFVRRSCCLYYQVPGGGLCGDCVLRTARRTG; this is translated from the coding sequence ATGGACGACGTACTGCGGCGACTGGCCGCCGTGGGGCCCTTCTTCACCGTCCCCTGCGGGAAGGAACCGCCCGGCCCCGGCTTCCGGCCGCTCACCGCGCTGTACGGGGAGCGGCTCGGGCCGTACGTGGCCGAGGTGGGGCGGCGGATCGGCACCGGGCCGGGCCGGGTGGCCGCCTCGACCGCACAGTTCGGGATCGTCTCCCGGCTCTGGTCGCTGGGGCTCGGGTGCGCGGCACTGGCGGGCCGGGTTCCGGACCTGGCCCCTGACCGGGTGTGGTGGCGGCTGCCGGACGCGGGATCGCTGCAGCTGTGGCTGCCCGAGCCCGCCCCCGGCCTGCCGGCCGAGGCGCTCGGGGAGAACGTCCTGGCGAACCTGGCCGTGCTCGACGAGGCCCTGCGCGAGCGCTTCGGGGTCTCGCCGAAGGTCCTGCGGGGGAACGCGGCGTCCGGGCTCGTCGGGGCGCTGCGCGTGCTGATCGACCGGGTGCCGGGCGGCGCGGCCGTGGAGCTGGCGGGCGCCCTGCTGGCCGACGGCGGAGCGCTGGCGGGCACCGGCACCTTCATCCATGAGGAGGGGCTCGGAGTGGCGTTCGTACGGCGCAGCTGCTGCCTCTACTACCAGGTGCCCGGAGGCGGGCTCTGCGGCGACTGCGTGCTGCGGACCGCGCGGCGGACGGGCTGA
- a CDS encoding alpha/beta hydrolase family protein: MTARTPHQPAALTRRAALTGLAAGAGALAVGGGARTAAAAPRPSAKAVGPTPGAMQLFADPGFNFAGLLALGAAGMRASEVGEVLTAVNAINAAGLSEQTFSDTFRAWGDRLAAPPAAGRHGHGAPSQTRRFRSLRAAQYYAQALFYVLGTDHPGDEESLYLAGRGAWDTFAALCSPAAVRAQVPYGKTRLPVWFFRPDGPAEPRPTVILTNGSDGQNLDMWTYGVAAALGRGWNALVYDGPGQGQLLFVEEIPFTTRWEKVVGPLVDWLERREDVDSGRIALTGLSMGGNLVARAAAFEHRLAAVACQPGCVSPWLGFDAELRAVVTPDKEETNRVWNEEVVPELTPELAFTVRKRFEIFDRQALRQARQGVVPTDIWTPAQVAMGLDVTKVVGRIKAPTLVLDYDFELFYPGQPQQMYDLLRSRREYVKMTEATGAQLHCSPMAPQQHCDVVFDWLADVLQRRRNFRKTS; encoded by the coding sequence ATGACCGCTCGTACACCGCACCAGCCCGCCGCGCTCACCCGCCGCGCGGCCCTGACCGGCCTCGCCGCGGGGGCCGGGGCGCTCGCCGTCGGGGGTGGGGCCCGCACCGCGGCCGCCGCGCCCAGGCCGTCCGCCAAGGCGGTGGGTCCCACACCCGGAGCCATGCAGCTCTTCGCCGATCCCGGCTTCAACTTCGCGGGCCTGCTCGCCCTCGGCGCGGCCGGCATGCGCGCCTCCGAGGTGGGCGAGGTGCTGACCGCGGTCAACGCGATCAATGCGGCGGGGCTGTCCGAGCAGACGTTCAGCGACACCTTCCGCGCCTGGGGGGACCGGCTCGCCGCGCCCCCGGCCGCCGGCCGGCACGGCCACGGTGCCCCCTCGCAGACCCGCCGCTTCCGGTCCCTGCGCGCCGCCCAGTACTACGCGCAGGCGCTGTTCTACGTGCTCGGCACCGACCACCCCGGTGACGAGGAGTCGCTCTACCTGGCCGGGCGCGGGGCCTGGGACACCTTTGCCGCGCTCTGCTCACCGGCCGCCGTCCGCGCGCAGGTCCCGTACGGCAAGACCCGCCTGCCCGTCTGGTTCTTCCGCCCGGACGGTCCCGCCGAACCGCGCCCCACCGTGATCCTCACCAACGGCAGCGACGGCCAGAACCTCGACATGTGGACCTACGGTGTGGCCGCCGCACTCGGCCGGGGCTGGAACGCCCTCGTCTACGACGGACCCGGCCAGGGGCAGCTCCTGTTCGTGGAGGAGATCCCCTTCACCACCCGCTGGGAGAAGGTGGTCGGCCCGCTCGTCGACTGGCTGGAGCGGCGCGAGGACGTGGACAGCGGCCGGATCGCGCTGACCGGCCTCAGCATGGGAGGCAACCTGGTCGCCCGTGCCGCAGCCTTCGAGCACCGGCTCGCCGCCGTCGCCTGCCAGCCGGGCTGCGTCAGCCCCTGGCTGGGATTCGACGCGGAGCTGCGCGCCGTCGTCACCCCCGACAAGGAGGAGACCAACCGGGTCTGGAACGAGGAGGTCGTCCCGGAGCTGACGCCGGAGCTCGCCTTCACGGTCAGGAAGCGCTTCGAGATCTTCGACAGGCAGGCGCTGCGCCAGGCCCGCCAGGGCGTCGTGCCCACGGACATCTGGACCCCGGCGCAGGTGGCCATGGGCCTCGACGTCACCAAGGTGGTCGGGAGGATCAAGGCCCCGACGCTCGTCCTGGACTACGACTTCGAGCTGTTCTACCCGGGCCAGCCGCAGCAGATGTACGACCTGCTGCGCAGCCGCCGCGAGTACGTGAAAATGACGGAGGCCACCGGGGCGCAGTTGCACTGCTCCCCGATGGCCCCGCAGCAGCACTGCGACGTCGTCTTCGACTGGCTCGCCGACGTGCTGCAGCGCCGGCGGAACTTCCGGAAGACCTCCTAG
- a CDS encoding S8 family peptidase: protein MLAATLGAALAFGAPAALAGTAPVSPNGSSAPAPAAAAPKAAAPTSQSATWVAGTRAYLVITAPGDTTAVRGAVAANGGTVFQYYDAIGVIVAHSASGTFATTMRGVSGVQQVGATRTSDVPADAYNPALPANPTQATTPSGEPVRADMTQIKADQAWAVTTGSASVKVGILDTGVDDQHQDLAPNFNAADSASCAYGKPDTRTGAWRDVGTHGTHVAGTVAAAKNGKGVIGVAPGVRISSVRIAEPGSSLFFAENTVCGFMWAGDHGFKVTNNSYYTDPWQFNCPDNADQAAIIEGVKRAQEYAEGKGSLQVAAAGNSNIDLANKTTDTESPNDSTPVTRTITNACLDIPTELPGVVTVSAMGTTAKASYSNYGLNVVDVTAPGGDTVGIYSTQPGGKYGTMSGTSMASPHVTGVAALLASTNPGITPAQLRDKLATQANDVACPSDGRCKGTTAKNGFFGEGQVDALKAVGSTPPPGKYFENTGDVAIGDNTTVESAITVTGVTGNAPATLKVGVNIVHTYIGDLKVDLVAPDGTVYTVHNRSGGSTDNINQVYTVNASSEAANGTWKLRVNDNAGGDTGKVDSWNLTF, encoded by the coding sequence GTGCTGGCCGCCACGCTCGGCGCGGCACTCGCATTCGGGGCTCCCGCCGCGCTCGCCGGCACCGCCCCCGTCTCGCCCAACGGCTCCTCGGCCCCCGCCCCCGCGGCGGCCGCCCCCAAGGCCGCGGCCCCGACTTCCCAGAGTGCGACCTGGGTTGCCGGTACCCGCGCCTACCTCGTGATCACCGCCCCCGGTGACACCACGGCGGTGCGGGGCGCCGTCGCCGCCAACGGCGGCACGGTGTTCCAGTACTACGACGCGATCGGCGTGATCGTCGCCCACTCCGCGTCCGGTACCTTCGCCACCACCATGCGCGGTGTGAGCGGCGTCCAGCAGGTCGGCGCCACCCGCACCTCGGACGTGCCGGCGGACGCCTACAACCCGGCGCTGCCCGCCAACCCGACGCAGGCCACGACGCCTTCGGGCGAGCCGGTCCGCGCCGACATGACCCAGATCAAGGCCGACCAGGCCTGGGCCGTCACCACCGGTTCCGCCTCCGTCAAGGTCGGCATCCTGGACACCGGTGTGGACGACCAGCACCAGGACCTGGCCCCGAACTTCAACGCGGCGGACTCCGCGTCCTGCGCCTACGGCAAGCCGGACACCCGTACGGGCGCCTGGCGGGACGTCGGCACCCACGGCACGCACGTGGCCGGAACGGTCGCGGCCGCCAAGAACGGCAAGGGCGTCATCGGCGTGGCCCCGGGCGTGCGGATCTCCTCGGTGCGCATCGCCGAGCCGGGCTCCTCGCTCTTCTTCGCCGAGAACACCGTCTGCGGCTTCATGTGGGCCGGTGACCACGGCTTCAAGGTCACCAACAACAGCTACTACACGGACCCGTGGCAGTTCAACTGCCCGGACAACGCCGACCAGGCCGCCATCATCGAGGGCGTCAAGCGCGCCCAGGAGTACGCGGAGGGCAAGGGCTCGCTGCAGGTCGCGGCGGCCGGCAACTCCAACATCGACCTGGCCAACAAGACGACCGACACCGAGAGCCCGAACGACTCGACGCCGGTCACCCGCACCATCACCAACGCCTGCCTGGACATCCCGACCGAGCTCCCGGGCGTGGTCACGGTCTCGGCGATGGGCACCACGGCGAAGGCCTCGTACTCCAACTACGGTCTGAACGTCGTCGACGTGACGGCCCCCGGCGGCGACACCGTCGGCATCTACAGCACCCAGCCGGGCGGCAAGTACGGCACCATGAGCGGCACGTCGATGGCGTCCCCGCACGTCACCGGCGTGGCGGCCCTGCTGGCCAGCACCAACCCGGGCATCACCCCGGCGCAGCTGCGCGACAAGCTGGCCACCCAGGCCAACGACGTCGCCTGCCCGTCGGACGGCCGCTGCAAGGGCACCACCGCGAAGAACGGCTTCTTCGGCGAGGGCCAGGTCGACGCGCTGAAGGCCGTCGGCAGCACCCCGCCGCCCGGCAAGTACTTCGAGAACACCGGTGACGTCGCCATCGGCGACAACACCACGGTGGAGAGCGCGATCACCGTCACCGGTGTCACCGGCAACGCCCCGGCCACCCTCAAGGTGGGCGTGAACATCGTGCACACCTACATCGGTGACCTCAAGGTCGACCTGGTCGCCCCGGACGGCACCGTCTACACCGTGCACAACCGCTCCGGCGGCAGCACCGACAACATCAACCAGGTCTACACCGTGAACGCCTCCTCCGAGGCCGCGAACGGCACCTGGAAGCTGCGGGTCAACGACAACGCCGGCGGCGACACCGGCAAGGTCGACTCCTGGAACCTGACCTTCTAG